The following proteins are encoded in a genomic region of Xanthomonas cassavae CFBP 4642:
- a CDS encoding carboxymuconolactone decarboxylase family protein, with protein MEVESKVLGEEYVNRALQWSEDLDATEFQRLLTEFCWAEVWSRDVLPDREKSLICLGMLISGGRQFELTQHFRAAMKNGLTKKEIMEVIIFSMPYAGVPLALEALKSWSAMQKGSDE; from the coding sequence TTGGAAGTTGAGTCTAAGGTCTTGGGAGAAGAGTATGTGAATCGAGCACTGCAATGGTCGGAAGATTTGGATGCGACTGAGTTTCAGCGTCTCCTTACTGAGTTTTGCTGGGCGGAAGTCTGGTCCAGGGATGTTTTGCCGGACCGGGAAAAGAGTCTTATTTGCTTAGGCATGCTGATTTCTGGTGGACGGCAGTTCGAACTTACCCAGCACTTCAGGGCAGCGATGAAAAATGGACTCACTAAGAAGGAGATAATGGAAGTCATCATATTCAGCATGCCTTATGCAGGCGTACCTCTTGCGCTTGAGGCGTTGAAGAGCTGGAGCGCGATGCAAAAAGGAAGCGATGAATGA
- a CDS encoding IS1595 family transposase — protein sequence MSINAVQFQAGLSMPEFFASYGTEAKCYRALYKWRWPQGFRCPVCAGRVRSRFKRGAAIYYQCSACRHQTSLIAGTMFEGTKLPLRTWMLALHLLTSTKTNMAALELMRHLGVNYKTAWRMKHKIMQVMAERESMRKLAGFVQIDDAYLGGERNGGKAGRGSENKQAFLIAVQTDATFTAPRFVVIEPVRSFDNTSLQDWIARRLAPECEVYTDGLACFRRLEDAGHAHTTLDTGGGRAATETAGARWLNVVLGNLKRAISGVYHAIAQGKYARRYLGEAAYRFNRRFRLREMLPRLATAMMQSTPCPEPVXXXRAENGKKPGV from the coding sequence ATGAGTATCAATGCCGTGCAGTTCCAAGCGGGATTGTCGATGCCTGAGTTCTTCGCGTCCTACGGCACCGAAGCCAAGTGCTATCGCGCGCTTTACAAGTGGCGCTGGCCGCAAGGCTTTCGTTGCCCTGTTTGTGCCGGACGCGTGCGCTCGCGTTTCAAGCGGGGTGCTGCGATCTACTACCAATGCAGCGCGTGCCGGCATCAGACCAGCCTGATTGCAGGCACGATGTTCGAAGGCACCAAGCTGCCGCTGCGCACCTGGATGCTGGCGTTGCACCTGCTGACCTCGACCAAAACCAACATGGCCGCGCTGGAGTTGATGCGGCATCTGGGCGTCAACTACAAGACGGCCTGGCGGATGAAACACAAGATCATGCAGGTTATGGCCGAGCGCGAATCCATGCGGAAACTGGCGGGTTTCGTGCAGATCGACGATGCCTATCTCGGCGGCGAGCGTAACGGTGGCAAGGCCGGACGCGGATCGGAGAACAAACAAGCGTTCCTGATTGCGGTGCAGACCGATGCCACCTTCACCGCGCCGCGCTTTGTGGTGATCGAGCCGGTGCGCAGCTTCGACAACACCTCGCTGCAGGACTGGATTGCCCGTCGCTTGGCGCCCGAATGCGAGGTCTACACCGATGGGCTGGCCTGCTTCCGCCGGCTAGAAGACGCCGGCCACGCGCACACCACGCTGGACACTGGCGGTGGTCGTGCCGCGACCGAAACGGCCGGTGCACGTTGGCTCAACGTGGTGCTGGGCAATCTCAAACGCGCCATCAGTGGCGTGTATCACGCCATCGCGCAAGGCAAATACGCAAGGCGTTACCTGGGAGAAGCGGCCTATCGTTTTAATCGTCGATTCCGCTTGCGCGAGATGCTGCCACGACTTGCCACGGCCATGATGCAATCCACACCATGCCCAGAGCCGGTTTTNNNNNNNCGTGCCGAAAACGGCAAAAAACCGGGGGTTTGA
- a CDS encoding DNA cytosine methyltransferase, with protein MAGRSRLRRKDPKKFEADAKHFLYTEYLRIIQEFAPALFVTENVKGMLNSTNSGKRIFEKILADLKSPRGNLSYEVRSLVVHKTEGKELDPNDYVIEADDYGIPQSRHRVIL; from the coding sequence ATGGCGGGGCGGTCGCGCCTACGCCGTAAGGACCCGAAGAAATTCGAGGCCGACGCCAAGCACTTCCTCTACACCGAATATCTGCGGATCATCCAGGAGTTCGCCCCCGCCCTCTTCGTAACGGAGAACGTCAAGGGAATGCTCAACTCCACGAACTCGGGCAAGCGCATTTTCGAAAAAATCCTCGCCGACCTCAAATCGCCGCGGGGGAATCTCAGCTACGAGGTCCGCTCGCTGGTGGTCCACAAGACCGAAGGGAAGGAGCTCGACCCCAACGACTATGTGATCGAGGCTGACGATTACGGCATCCCGCAGAGCCGCCACCGTGTCATCCTCTAA
- a CDS encoding HPF/RaiA family ribosome-associated protein: MQIQIQTDKHVPHDPSVVQHVEKTCTTQLAHFVNDITRIEVHLRDENGQRGGAADRTCSIEAHVAGLPPIAATNSAETTASAVTGAARKLRTAIEHARGKQHARATAPAPDSL, translated from the coding sequence ATGCAGATCCAGATCCAGACCGACAAGCACGTGCCGCATGACCCGTCTGTCGTGCAGCATGTCGAGAAAACCTGCACCACCCAGTTGGCGCACTTTGTCAACGACATCACCCGCATCGAGGTGCATCTGCGCGACGAGAACGGCCAACGTGGTGGCGCAGCGGATCGAACCTGCAGTATTGAAGCCCATGTCGCCGGCCTGCCGCCGATCGCAGCGACCAACAGCGCCGAAACCACCGCCTCGGCCGTCACCGGCGCCGCCCGCAAGCTGCGTACCGCCATCGAGCATGCACGCGGCAAGCAGCACGCACGCGCCACGGCGCCGGCACCCGATAGCCTCTAA
- a CDS encoding acyl carrier protein, which yields MKFEFDAVDRAIRDLIAEMTELERPLKSEDRLIDDLALSSIDMVEISTALRKKFGIDIPVQKLASCFSFNDLLNLCLSSSLTLQQAAH from the coding sequence ATGAAATTTGAATTTGATGCGGTCGATCGAGCAATTCGTGATCTTATTGCAGAAATGACGGAGCTTGAGCGCCCCTTGAAATCTGAAGACCGCTTGATCGACGATCTCGCGCTTTCATCGATTGATATGGTCGAGATATCTACTGCGCTTCGCAAGAAATTTGGCATTGATATCCCAGTTCAAAAACTTGCGTCATGCTTTTCTTTCAATGACCTATTGAACCTCTGCCTAAGCAGCTCGCTTACACTTCAGCAGGCAGCCCACTGA